The Antedon mediterranea chromosome 11, ecAntMedi1.1, whole genome shotgun sequence genome window below encodes:
- the LOC140062240 gene encoding cytosolic iron-sulfur assembly component 2A-like codes for MASVHAEECDTCEEVALDVFDLIKDIRDPEKVETLEELNVVSEDCVTVKKLYGKEGYLVTINFTPTVPHCSLATLIGLCLRVKLQRSLPYRHKVDIFISEGTHVTEEDINKQINDKERIAAAMENPNLRELVDSCLKERD; via the exons ATGGCATCCGTGCATGCAGAAGAATGTGATACCTGTGAAGAAGTAGCATTGGATGTTTTCG aTCTCATTAAAGACATAAGGGACCCAGAGAAAGTAGAAACATTAGAAGAACTAAATGTTGTCAGTGAAGATTGTGTAACAGTGAAGAAGTTGTATGGTAAAGAGGGCTACCTAGTTACTATCAACTTCACACCAACAGTTCCACACTGTTCGTTAGCAACCCTTATAG gttTGTGTCTTCGAGTAAAGTTACAAAGATCACTCCCATATCGACACAAG GTTGACATTTTTATTTCTGAAGGAACACATGTTACAGAAGAAGata tcaACAAGCAAATAAATGACAAAGAAAGAATAGCAGCAGCAATGGAGAATCCAAACCTGAGAGAACTTGTTGATAGTTGTCTGAAGGAACGTGATTGA